The Glycine max cultivar Williams 82 chromosome 12, Glycine_max_v4.0, whole genome shotgun sequence genome window below encodes:
- the LOC100784920 gene encoding probable LRR receptor-like serine/threonine-protein kinase At1g53430 isoform X2, with product MMRFVMSSSSKRVSKCFIFLFLASLHFGSNAQLLPQDEVKLLQAISDKVENLNWKVTQHSCNGDRGFDNRNISRDKSQIIRNVTCDCSFNNNTTCHVTSIALKGLNISGPIPDEFGNLTRLEILDLTWNNFNGSIPKSLGRLSSVVNLSLLGNRLTGSIPSEIGDMASLQELNLEDNQLEGPLPQSLGKMSNLLRLLLSANNFTGIIPDTYGNLKNLTQFRIDGSSLSGKIPSFIGNWTKLDRLDLQGTSLDGPIPSVISYLTNLTELRISDLKGPTMTFPNLKNLKLLLRLDLSSNMLTGSIPDSFQDLGNLNYLFLTNNSLSGPIPDWILSIKQQIDLSLNNFTKTSANNCQRPDLNLASSLSRTASTSISCLKMGQPCSGKPQFHSLFINCGGPETKFEGNEYEADLSPLGISNYVPGNSGKWAYSSTGVYLGNAKADYIATNQLSLDINGPDYYHTARIAPLYLNYYGLCMLNGNYKVKLHFAEIAFSDDQSYCNLGKRVFDVSIQGFKYLKDFNIAKEAGGVGKGITREFNVNVTESTLEIHLSWAGKGTNAIPIIGVYGPLISAITVTPNFKVYAHGFSTGTIVGIVAGACVIVILMLFALWKMGFLCQKDQTDQELLGLKTGYFSLRQIKAATNNFDPANKIGEGGFGPVFKGVLSDGAVIAVKQLSSKSKQGNREFINEIGMISALQHPNLVKLYGCCIEGNQLLLVYQYMENNSLARALFGKEHERMQLDWPRRMQICLGIAKGLAYLHEESRLKIVHRDIKATNVLLDKHLHAKISDFGLAKLDEEENTHISTRIAGTIGYMAPEYAMRGYLTDKADVYSFGIVALEIVSGKSNTNYRPKEEFVYLLDWAYVLQEQGNLLELVDPSLGSKYSSEEAMRMLLLALLCTNPSPTLRPCMSSVVSMLEGKTPIQAPIIKRGDSAEDVRFKAFEMLSQDSQTHVSSAFSEESIEQRSKSMGGPWLDSSISLPSRID from the exons ATGATGCGGTTTGTGATGTCTTCAAGCTCCAAACGTGTGTCTAAGtgcttcatttttttgttcCTGGCTTCCCTACACTTTGGATCCAACGCTCAACTCTTACCACAAGATGAAG TGAAATTGCTACAAGCAATATCAGACAAGGTAGAGAACCTGAATTGGAAAGTTACACAACATTCTTGCAACGGGGATAGAGGATTTGATAACAGGAACATTTCAAGGGATAAGTCTCAAATCATAAGGAATGTCACGTGTGATTGCTCTTTCAACAATAACACTACTTGCCATGTGACATCAAT TGCGCTCAAGGGTCTCAATATATCTGGACCTATACCCGATGAATTTGGAAATTTAACTCGACTAGAAATACT TGATCTCACTTGGAATAATTTCAATGGCTCAATTCCAAAAAGCCTTGGACGCCTCTCATCAGTTGTCAATCT GTCACTTTTGGGAAATCGACTTACTGGTTCAATTCCCTCAGAAATTGGTGACATGGCTAGTCTGCAAGAACT GAATTTGGAAGATAATCAACTTGAGGGACCTCTTCCCCAGAGCCTTGGAAAAATGAGCAACTTGCTGAGATT ACTTCTTTCTGCAAATAATTTCACAGGGATAATACCAGATACATATGGAAATCTAAAGAATCTCACTCAGTT TAGGATAGATGGGAGCAGTTTATCTGGGAAAATACCCAGTTTTATTGGGAACTGGACCAAACTTGATAGATT GGATTTGCAGGGCACATCCTTGGACGGCCCAATTCCTTCTGTCATATCTTACTTGACAAATTTGACAGAATT GAGGATATCTGATTTGAAGGGACCAACTATGACATTTCCTAATCTGAAGAATTTGAAACTTTTGCTAAGACT AGATCTGAGCTCCAACATGTTAACAGGTTCAATCCCAGATTCATTTCAGGATTTGGGAAATCTAAATTACTT GTTTCTGACTAACAATTCTCTAAGTGGACCAATTCCTGATTGGATACTGAGCATAAAACAGCAAAT TGATTTATCTTTGAACAATTTCACAAAGACTTCAGCAAATAATTGCCAAAGGCCGGATCT GAACTTAGCTTCAAGCCTCTCTCGCACAGCAAGCACTTC AATATCTTGTTTGAAGATGGGCCAACCTTGTTCAGGAAAACCCCAGT TTCATTCACTGTTCATAAACTGTGGAGGACCTGAAACAAAGTTTGAGGGCAATGAATATGAAGCTGACCTCAGTCCACTTGGCATTTCAAACTATGTTCCTGGTAATAGTGGCAAATGGGCTTATAGCAGCACTGGAGTATATCTAGGAAATGCAAAAGCTGATTATATAGCAACAAATCAGCTTTCTTTGGATATTAATGGCCCTGATTACTACCACACAGCCCGCATAGCTCCTCTGTATCTTAATTACTATGGCCTTTGTATGCTGAACGGCAATTATAAAGTGAAACTTCATTTTGCTGAGATAGCATTCTCTGATGACCAATCATATTGCAACCTTGGAAAGCGTGTATTCGATGTATCAATTCAA GGTTTTAAATATCTGAAAGATTTTAACATTGCGAAAGAAGCTGGTGGAGTTGGTAAGGGAATCACtagggagtttaatgttaatgTTACAGAAAGCACCTTGGAAATCCACTTATCCTGGGCAGGAAAAGGAACTAATGCCATTCCTATAATAGGTGTATATGGACCTCTCATATCTGCTATCACTGTGACCCCAA ACTTTAAAGTTTATGCACATGGGTTCTCTACTGGAACAATTGTTGGAATTGTTGCTGGGGCATGTGTGATTGTCATATTGATGCTCTTTGCTCTTTGGAAGATGGGTTTCCTTTGTCAGAAAGATCAAACAGACCAAG AACTTCTAGGTCTGAAAACAGGTTATTTCAGTTTAAGACAAATTAAAGCTGCTACTAATAACTTTGACCCAGCAAATAAGATAGGTGAAGGAGGCTTTGGACCAGTATTCAAG GGTGTACTATCAGATGGTGCTGTGATTGCTGTTAAGCAGCTCTCCTCCAAATCAAAGCAAGGGAATCGTGAATTCATCAATGAAATAGGCATGATATCTGCTTTGCAGCATCCAAACCTTGTGAAACTTTATGGCTGCTGCATTGAAGGAAACCAGCTGCTGCTAGTATATCAGTACATGGAGAACAATAGTCTTGCTCGTGCACTTTTTG GTAAAGAACATGAGAGGATGCAATTGGACTGGCCCAGAAGAATGCAAATTTGTCTGGGTATAGCAAAGGGCTTAGCTTATCTTCATGAGGAATCAAGGTTGAAAATAGTGCACAGGGATATTAAGGCAACCAATGTCTTACTTGATAAACATCTGCATGCCAAGATCTCTGACTTTGGTTTAGCCAAACTTGATGAAGAAGAGAATACTCATATCAGCACAAGAATAGCTGGGACAAT TGGTTACATGGCTCCTGAGTATGCTATGAGGGGTTACTTGACTGACAAAGCAGATGTCTATAGCTTTGGAATTGTAGCTTTAGAGATTGTTAGTGGAAAGAGCAACACAAATTATAGGCCAAAGGAGGAGTTTGTATATCTTTTAGATTGG GCCTATGTTCTCCAAGAGCAAGGAAACCTTCTGGAGCTGGTGGATCCAAGTCTTGGTTCAAAGTACTCCTCAGAAGAGGCCATGAGAATGCTGCTGTTAGCACTCTTGTGCACCAACCCTTCTCCCACTCTTAGACCATGTATGTCATCAGTAGTGAGCATGCTTGAGGGAAAAACTCCAATTCAAGCACCAATAATTAAACGCGGTGACAGTGCAGAAGATGTAAGATTTAAAGCCTTTGAGATGCTATCACAAGACAGTCAAACTCATGTCTCTTCTGCATTCTCAGAAGAAAGTATAGAGCAAAGAAGCAAATCAATGGGGGGACCATGGCTTGACTCCTCCATATCACTTCCAAGTAGAATTGATTAG
- the LOC100784920 gene encoding probable LRR receptor-like serine/threonine-protein kinase At1g53430 isoform X1, which yields MMRFVMSSSSKRVSKCFIFLFLASLHFGSNAQLLPQDEVKLLQAISDKVENLNWKVTQHSCNGDRGFDNRNISRDKSQIIRNVTCDCSFNNNTTCHVTSIALKGLNISGPIPDEFGNLTRLEILDLTWNNFNGSIPKSLGRLSSVVNLSLLGNRLTGSIPSEIGDMASLQELNLEDNQLEGPLPQSLGKMSNLLRLLLSANNFTGIIPDTYGNLKNLTQFRIDGSSLSGKIPSFIGNWTKLDRLDLQGTSLDGPIPSVISYLTNLTELRISDLKGPTMTFPNLKNLKLLLRLELRNCLITGPIPNYIGEIKSLKTIDLSSNMLTGSIPDSFQDLGNLNYLFLTNNSLSGPIPDWILSIKQQIDLSLNNFTKTSANNCQRPDLNLASSLSRTASTSISCLKMGQPCSGKPQFHSLFINCGGPETKFEGNEYEADLSPLGISNYVPGNSGKWAYSSTGVYLGNAKADYIATNQLSLDINGPDYYHTARIAPLYLNYYGLCMLNGNYKVKLHFAEIAFSDDQSYCNLGKRVFDVSIQGFKYLKDFNIAKEAGGVGKGITREFNVNVTESTLEIHLSWAGKGTNAIPIIGVYGPLISAITVTPNFKVYAHGFSTGTIVGIVAGACVIVILMLFALWKMGFLCQKDQTDQELLGLKTGYFSLRQIKAATNNFDPANKIGEGGFGPVFKGVLSDGAVIAVKQLSSKSKQGNREFINEIGMISALQHPNLVKLYGCCIEGNQLLLVYQYMENNSLARALFGKEHERMQLDWPRRMQICLGIAKGLAYLHEESRLKIVHRDIKATNVLLDKHLHAKISDFGLAKLDEEENTHISTRIAGTIGYMAPEYAMRGYLTDKADVYSFGIVALEIVSGKSNTNYRPKEEFVYLLDWAYVLQEQGNLLELVDPSLGSKYSSEEAMRMLLLALLCTNPSPTLRPCMSSVVSMLEGKTPIQAPIIKRGDSAEDVRFKAFEMLSQDSQTHVSSAFSEESIEQRSKSMGGPWLDSSISLPSRID from the exons ATGATGCGGTTTGTGATGTCTTCAAGCTCCAAACGTGTGTCTAAGtgcttcatttttttgttcCTGGCTTCCCTACACTTTGGATCCAACGCTCAACTCTTACCACAAGATGAAG TGAAATTGCTACAAGCAATATCAGACAAGGTAGAGAACCTGAATTGGAAAGTTACACAACATTCTTGCAACGGGGATAGAGGATTTGATAACAGGAACATTTCAAGGGATAAGTCTCAAATCATAAGGAATGTCACGTGTGATTGCTCTTTCAACAATAACACTACTTGCCATGTGACATCAAT TGCGCTCAAGGGTCTCAATATATCTGGACCTATACCCGATGAATTTGGAAATTTAACTCGACTAGAAATACT TGATCTCACTTGGAATAATTTCAATGGCTCAATTCCAAAAAGCCTTGGACGCCTCTCATCAGTTGTCAATCT GTCACTTTTGGGAAATCGACTTACTGGTTCAATTCCCTCAGAAATTGGTGACATGGCTAGTCTGCAAGAACT GAATTTGGAAGATAATCAACTTGAGGGACCTCTTCCCCAGAGCCTTGGAAAAATGAGCAACTTGCTGAGATT ACTTCTTTCTGCAAATAATTTCACAGGGATAATACCAGATACATATGGAAATCTAAAGAATCTCACTCAGTT TAGGATAGATGGGAGCAGTTTATCTGGGAAAATACCCAGTTTTATTGGGAACTGGACCAAACTTGATAGATT GGATTTGCAGGGCACATCCTTGGACGGCCCAATTCCTTCTGTCATATCTTACTTGACAAATTTGACAGAATT GAGGATATCTGATTTGAAGGGACCAACTATGACATTTCCTAATCTGAAGAATTTGAAACTTTTGCTAAGACT GGAATTGAGGAATTGCTTAATAACTGGTCCCATTCCAAACTACATTGGAGaaataaaaagtttgaaaaCCAT AGATCTGAGCTCCAACATGTTAACAGGTTCAATCCCAGATTCATTTCAGGATTTGGGAAATCTAAATTACTT GTTTCTGACTAACAATTCTCTAAGTGGACCAATTCCTGATTGGATACTGAGCATAAAACAGCAAAT TGATTTATCTTTGAACAATTTCACAAAGACTTCAGCAAATAATTGCCAAAGGCCGGATCT GAACTTAGCTTCAAGCCTCTCTCGCACAGCAAGCACTTC AATATCTTGTTTGAAGATGGGCCAACCTTGTTCAGGAAAACCCCAGT TTCATTCACTGTTCATAAACTGTGGAGGACCTGAAACAAAGTTTGAGGGCAATGAATATGAAGCTGACCTCAGTCCACTTGGCATTTCAAACTATGTTCCTGGTAATAGTGGCAAATGGGCTTATAGCAGCACTGGAGTATATCTAGGAAATGCAAAAGCTGATTATATAGCAACAAATCAGCTTTCTTTGGATATTAATGGCCCTGATTACTACCACACAGCCCGCATAGCTCCTCTGTATCTTAATTACTATGGCCTTTGTATGCTGAACGGCAATTATAAAGTGAAACTTCATTTTGCTGAGATAGCATTCTCTGATGACCAATCATATTGCAACCTTGGAAAGCGTGTATTCGATGTATCAATTCAA GGTTTTAAATATCTGAAAGATTTTAACATTGCGAAAGAAGCTGGTGGAGTTGGTAAGGGAATCACtagggagtttaatgttaatgTTACAGAAAGCACCTTGGAAATCCACTTATCCTGGGCAGGAAAAGGAACTAATGCCATTCCTATAATAGGTGTATATGGACCTCTCATATCTGCTATCACTGTGACCCCAA ACTTTAAAGTTTATGCACATGGGTTCTCTACTGGAACAATTGTTGGAATTGTTGCTGGGGCATGTGTGATTGTCATATTGATGCTCTTTGCTCTTTGGAAGATGGGTTTCCTTTGTCAGAAAGATCAAACAGACCAAG AACTTCTAGGTCTGAAAACAGGTTATTTCAGTTTAAGACAAATTAAAGCTGCTACTAATAACTTTGACCCAGCAAATAAGATAGGTGAAGGAGGCTTTGGACCAGTATTCAAG GGTGTACTATCAGATGGTGCTGTGATTGCTGTTAAGCAGCTCTCCTCCAAATCAAAGCAAGGGAATCGTGAATTCATCAATGAAATAGGCATGATATCTGCTTTGCAGCATCCAAACCTTGTGAAACTTTATGGCTGCTGCATTGAAGGAAACCAGCTGCTGCTAGTATATCAGTACATGGAGAACAATAGTCTTGCTCGTGCACTTTTTG GTAAAGAACATGAGAGGATGCAATTGGACTGGCCCAGAAGAATGCAAATTTGTCTGGGTATAGCAAAGGGCTTAGCTTATCTTCATGAGGAATCAAGGTTGAAAATAGTGCACAGGGATATTAAGGCAACCAATGTCTTACTTGATAAACATCTGCATGCCAAGATCTCTGACTTTGGTTTAGCCAAACTTGATGAAGAAGAGAATACTCATATCAGCACAAGAATAGCTGGGACAAT TGGTTACATGGCTCCTGAGTATGCTATGAGGGGTTACTTGACTGACAAAGCAGATGTCTATAGCTTTGGAATTGTAGCTTTAGAGATTGTTAGTGGAAAGAGCAACACAAATTATAGGCCAAAGGAGGAGTTTGTATATCTTTTAGATTGG GCCTATGTTCTCCAAGAGCAAGGAAACCTTCTGGAGCTGGTGGATCCAAGTCTTGGTTCAAAGTACTCCTCAGAAGAGGCCATGAGAATGCTGCTGTTAGCACTCTTGTGCACCAACCCTTCTCCCACTCTTAGACCATGTATGTCATCAGTAGTGAGCATGCTTGAGGGAAAAACTCCAATTCAAGCACCAATAATTAAACGCGGTGACAGTGCAGAAGATGTAAGATTTAAAGCCTTTGAGATGCTATCACAAGACAGTCAAACTCATGTCTCTTCTGCATTCTCAGAAGAAAGTATAGAGCAAAGAAGCAAATCAATGGGGGGACCATGGCTTGACTCCTCCATATCACTTCCAAGTAGAATTGATTAG